Proteins found in one Prochlorothrix hollandica PCC 9006 = CALU 1027 genomic segment:
- a CDS encoding non-ribosomal peptide synthetase, whose translation MSTIPCRGHRAPAPLSFSQQRLWVFEQLEPGSSTYVVTKALDFQGILNIPALQQALDTLVQRHEILRTTFLDLGPEPCQLVNPPRSVAMPLRDLSALDPDSQERQWHAIMHDEDHRPFNLQQDLMIRACLVGFSPTHYRFILVRHHLASDGWSLGIIWQELSTLYTAFHRHAQIPLPVLDLQFADFATWERQMLSGDLLDQQLAYWQRQLQGAPVLLPLPTDRPRPPIQTFNGATETLLIDPDLTAQVQHFNRRGGVTLFMTLLSTFLILLARYSGQSDVVVGSMIANRNRREVEPLLGFFSNLLVLRASLEDNPPFSQFLQQVQTLTLEALAHQDVPFEQLTATLKPQRSASHTPWFQVLFMMQNFPLECPDLPGVTTHPIAIDESAKYDLTLMVTETAEGLRMAWAYNTDLFDRPTIQAMANHFQVLLEGAVQNAQVPVFNIPLLSQSERQQLLLGWNQQDSHWLHQQLLLGWNQQDFHWLHQFQAQAAQNPESVALEWAGQTLTYQRLNERSNQLARYLQTLGVGTETLVGVCFSRSLDMVVSLLAILKAGGAYVPLDPAYPPDRVAYVLEDAHISLLLTQSSLTPTLPAVEAHVITLDTPGNPWQDCSIANLATVIQPHQLAYVIYTSGSTGKPKGVEITHHSLQNLLNSILQKPGIQSHDVIMAVTTLSFDIAGLELFTPLLVGAKVVIVSRAVASDGYQLAEALEQSQVTILQATPATWQMLLSAHWSGRSGLKMLCGGEALSRELANRLLPKGASLWNLYGPTETTIWSAVSLVEPGAGPVFVGRPIANTQFYVLDDQQQPVPIGVPGELYIGGDGLARGYWQRPELTAERFIAHPFAHELPGVRGDRLYRTGDRVRYRSDGQLEFLGRVDYQVKIRGFRIELGEIEAVLRQHPGLSHVVVVDREHNPGDRRLVAYGVVNTTPAPTLGELRQFLQQQLPDYMVPSAFVVLESFPLTPNGKIDRRALPVPDWFTVCRNTELVAPQTEVEQSIAQVWSEALKVYPLGVHDNFFDLGGHSLLAIQLVTQLNRQLSLEVPLVQLFQNPTVASLSQYIQRRDRPQSGHQSSASILPLSALIPLKTQGSALPCFIINSTGQAQILCQFLHPEQPVYSLNMFCIRSQFDSVLKTAADPTTSADLIPQIAKYFLLSLKAQQPLGPYRLIGYCQDGPLTLELAHQLRQGGDEVSQLCLLDSSLRRHTPQFHHRLYSLSRMGIPYLVGSMQRFIKRYLRQHPQVSYRQVIQDLSTQARLEMLEDTPKDKLFYALYLSRSSQYKPQSYDRPITLLLSSEWQFVDRSNLEQVAQGGLRVIPFKAPHNQMFQEPYVKELALKLDECLGNSPLEASVQPQRARVQ comes from the coding sequence TTGAGCACCATTCCCTGTCGGGGCCATCGCGCCCCTGCCCCTCTCTCCTTTTCCCAACAGCGCCTGTGGGTCTTTGAGCAGTTGGAACCGGGCAGTAGTACCTATGTCGTGACAAAAGCCCTAGATTTCCAGGGAATATTAAATATTCCGGCCCTTCAGCAGGCTTTGGATACCCTGGTGCAGCGTCATGAGATTTTGCGCACCACTTTCCTCGATCTAGGGCCAGAACCCTGTCAGCTCGTGAACCCACCGCGATCAGTGGCTATGCCCTTGAGGGATCTCAGTGCCCTTGATCCTGACAGCCAGGAGCGTCAATGGCACGCCATCATGCATGACGAGGATCACCGTCCCTTCAACTTACAGCAGGACTTAATGATTCGGGCTTGTTTAGTGGGTTTTAGCCCTACCCATTATCGATTTATCCTAGTACGTCATCATTTAGCCTCTGATGGCTGGTCATTAGGCATTATTTGGCAGGAATTAAGCACCCTTTACACCGCATTTCACCGCCATGCTCAAATTCCCCTGCCAGTGCTGGATCTCCAATTTGCCGATTTTGCCACCTGGGAACGCCAGATGCTGTCGGGGGATCTGCTGGATCAGCAACTGGCCTACTGGCAACGGCAACTCCAGGGTGCTCCGGTCCTGTTGCCCTTGCCCACCGATCGCCCCCGGCCCCCCATCCAAACCTTCAACGGTGCCACCGAGACCCTCCTCATTGACCCAGACCTGACGGCCCAGGTGCAGCACTTTAACCGCCGTGGGGGGGTGACCCTGTTTATGACCCTCCTCAGCACCTTTTTAATCCTCTTGGCACGTTATAGCGGCCAAAGTGATGTTGTGGTGGGTTCGATGATTGCCAACCGTAACCGCCGTGAAGTGGAGCCATTGCTGGGTTTCTTTAGTAATTTGCTGGTACTGCGGGCTTCCCTGGAGGATAATCCTCCCTTTAGCCAGTTTTTGCAGCAAGTGCAAACCCTTACCTTGGAAGCCTTGGCCCACCAAGATGTGCCCTTTGAGCAACTGACGGCCACCCTGAAACCCCAACGCAGCGCCAGCCATACCCCCTGGTTTCAGGTGCTGTTTATGATGCAGAATTTTCCCCTAGAGTGTCCTGACTTGCCAGGGGTGACCACCCACCCCATTGCCATTGATGAGTCGGCAAAATATGACCTGACCTTGATGGTGACGGAAACCGCAGAAGGGCTACGCATGGCCTGGGCCTACAATACCGATCTCTTCGATCGCCCCACCATCCAAGCCATGGCCAACCATTTTCAAGTGCTGCTGGAGGGGGCAGTGCAGAACGCCCAGGTGCCGGTGTTTAATATTCCCCTCCTCTCCCAGTCTGAACGTCAGCAATTGCTTTTGGGTTGGAACCAGCAGGATTCCCATTGGTTACATCAGCAATTGCTTTTGGGTTGGAATCAGCAGGATTTCCATTGGTTACACCAGTTTCAAGCCCAAGCTGCCCAGAATCCCGAATCCGTTGCCCTGGAGTGGGCAGGCCAAACCCTCACTTACCAGCGCCTGAATGAGCGATCGAACCAACTGGCCCGCTATTTGCAAACCTTGGGGGTGGGCACTGAAACCTTAGTGGGGGTTTGTTTCAGCCGCTCCCTAGACATGGTGGTATCCCTGTTGGCCATTCTCAAGGCTGGAGGAGCCTATGTGCCCTTAGATCCGGCCTATCCCCCCGATCGCGTTGCCTATGTCCTGGAAGATGCCCACATCTCCTTACTATTAACCCAGTCCAGCCTAACACCCACCTTGCCAGCAGTTGAGGCTCACGTTATAACCTTAGATACCCCTGGGAACCCATGGCAAGATTGCAGTATTGCCAATCTCGCTACGGTGATTCAACCCCACCAGTTAGCCTATGTGATTTACACCAGTGGTTCCACGGGCAAACCGAAAGGCGTGGAAATTACCCATCATTCCCTACAAAATTTGTTAAATTCCATCTTACAGAAGCCAGGAATTCAGTCCCATGATGTCATAATGGCTGTTACTACCCTTTCCTTTGATATTGCTGGCTTAGAGTTATTCACTCCTTTATTGGTGGGGGCTAAGGTGGTGATTGTCAGCCGCGCGGTGGCCTCCGATGGCTATCAGTTGGCCGAAGCCCTGGAGCAATCCCAGGTCACTATTCTCCAAGCAACCCCTGCCACTTGGCAAATGTTATTAAGTGCCCACTGGTCTGGGCGATCGGGGCTAAAAATGCTCTGTGGTGGTGAGGCTCTCAGTCGAGAACTGGCTAATCGCCTCCTTCCGAAGGGAGCCAGCCTCTGGAACCTCTATGGTCCCACGGAAACCACCATTTGGTCAGCGGTCAGTCTGGTGGAACCGGGGGCTGGACCGGTGTTTGTGGGTCGTCCCATTGCCAACACCCAGTTTTATGTACTGGACGATCAACAGCAGCCCGTACCCATCGGTGTGCCTGGTGAACTGTACATTGGTGGCGATGGTTTAGCGCGGGGCTATTGGCAACGCCCCGAACTGACCGCTGAGCGTTTTATTGCCCATCCCTTTGCCCATGAGTTGCCGGGAGTCAGAGGCGATCGCCTCTATCGCACCGGCGATCGCGTCCGTTATCGCAGTGATGGTCAGTTAGAATTCTTGGGCCGTGTTGATTATCAGGTTAAAATTCGGGGATTCCGCATTGAATTAGGGGAAATTGAAGCCGTATTGCGGCAGCATCCCGGTTTAAGCCATGTGGTAGTGGTCGATCGCGAACATAATCCCGGCGATCGCCGCTTGGTGGCCTATGGGGTGGTGAACACAACTCCTGCCCCCACCTTGGGGGAGTTGCGGCAGTTTTTACAGCAACAATTGCCGGATTACATGGTGCCATCGGCTTTTGTGGTGCTGGAGTCATTCCCCCTAACTCCCAATGGCAAGATCGATCGTCGTGCCCTGCCTGTGCCCGACTGGTTTACTGTCTGCCGTAATACGGAGTTAGTTGCGCCCCAGACAGAAGTTGAACAGAGCATAGCCCAGGTTTGGTCTGAAGCATTGAAGGTTTATCCCTTGGGGGTGCATGATAACTTTTTTGATCTGGGGGGACATTCGTTACTGGCGATTCAGTTGGTCACTCAACTCAACCGTCAACTCAGTTTAGAGGTCCCTTTGGTGCAGCTTTTCCAAAATCCAACGGTGGCTAGTCTCTCCCAGTATATCCAACGCCGCGATCGACCGCAGTCCGGTCACCAGTCTAGTGCTAGTATCCTCCCCCTCTCGGCCTTAATTCCCCTCAAGACCCAGGGATCAGCATTGCCCTGTTTTATTATTAACTCCACTGGACAGGCCCAGATTTTATGCCAGTTTTTGCATCCAGAACAACCGGTTTATAGCCTCAATATGTTCTGTATTCGTTCCCAGTTTGATTCTGTGCTGAAAACAGCCGCCGATCCCACTACCTCCGCTGATTTAATTCCCCAAATTGCCAAGTATTTTCTCCTGTCCCTCAAGGCTCAGCAACCCTTGGGTCCCTATCGTTTGATTGGTTACTGCCAGGATGGTCCCTTAACGTTAGAACTGGCTCACCAGTTGCGCCAAGGTGGTGATGAAGTCTCCCAGCTTTGTTTATTGGATAGCTCCCTACGGCGACATACTCCCCAGTTTCACCACCGCTTATATAGTTTGTCCCGGATGGGCATACCTTATTTGGTGGGTAGTATGCAACGTTTTATAAAACGCTATCTTCGTCAGCATCCCCAAGTCAGTTACCGGCAAGTGATTCAGGATCTATCCACCCAGGCTCGTCTGGAGATGTTGGAGGATACACCGAAGGATAAGTTATTTTACGCCCTTTATCTGTCCCGTTCATCCCAATACAAGCCTCAGTCCTACGATCGCCCCATTACCCTGTTGCTCTCCTCAGAATGGCAGTTTGTCGATCGCTCCAACCTGGAGCAAGTGGCCCAGGGCGGTTTACGGGTTATTCCATTTAAAGCCCCCCATAATCAGATGTTTCAGGAGCCTTATGTTAAGGAATTGGCTCTGAAATTAGACGAATGCTTGGGTAATAGCCCCCTGGAAGCTAGCGTGCAGCCCCAACGGGCCAGGGTGCAATAG
- a CDS encoding histone deacetylase family protein: MIMLLKSEFQPKLIYSPEYNINFFGVEKLHPFDSCKYGRSWNELFAIYGKQLQSLHILPSRSISHHELSTVHTKSYLELLSSSRYLAQALEMPPLALCPSRLIDKHILNPMRLATMGTLIAAKSAIKNGIGINLSGGYHHASEANGEGFCIYSDIGIAIASLRMEGTIQETDQVVIIDLDAHQGNGLERIFLNDQNVKIFDVYNAEIYPNDGWAKRGIDLDIPLKSGTSDRKYIELLQEYLPSYLDSITPIRLAFYNAGTDIYCKDPLGKLDISAQGVLSRDILVFKTLLELKIPFVMVLSGGYTKDSYLLIANSIRYLIDNTSGIPAP, translated from the coding sequence ATGATAATGCTTCTTAAGTCTGAATTTCAACCAAAGCTAATTTATTCGCCCGAATATAACATTAATTTTTTTGGAGTTGAGAAGCTTCATCCATTTGATAGCTGCAAGTATGGTCGTTCGTGGAATGAATTATTTGCAATTTATGGCAAACAATTGCAGTCATTACATATTCTTCCCTCTCGATCTATTAGTCATCATGAGTTATCTACTGTACATACCAAAAGTTATTTAGAACTATTGTCAAGTTCTAGATACTTAGCTCAGGCTCTAGAAATGCCGCCTTTGGCTCTATGTCCCAGTAGATTGATTGACAAGCATATTTTGAACCCAATGCGTTTAGCAACTATGGGAACCTTAATTGCTGCAAAGTCTGCTATTAAAAATGGAATTGGTATAAATCTATCTGGGGGATATCATCATGCTAGTGAAGCTAATGGTGAAGGTTTCTGTATTTATTCCGATATTGGTATAGCAATTGCCTCGCTAAGAATGGAAGGTACTATACAAGAAACAGATCAAGTTGTTATTATTGATTTGGATGCCCATCAAGGTAATGGTCTTGAAAGGATTTTTCTTAATGACCAAAATGTAAAGATATTTGATGTATACAATGCCGAAATTTACCCTAATGATGGGTGGGCAAAGCGTGGAATAGATTTAGATATTCCTTTGAAATCTGGAACCAGCGATAGAAAATACATTGAGTTGCTTCAAGAATATTTGCCATCCTACTTAGATAGTATAACTCCTATAAGGCTAGCATTTTATAATGCAGGTACGGATATATATTGCAAAGACCCATTAGGAAAATTAGATATATCTGCTCAAGGAGTGCTTAGTAGGGATATTTTAGTGTTCAAGACCTTATTGGAACTTAAGATACCCTTTGTTATGGTTCTCAGTGGAGGATATACCAAGGACAGTTATTTGTTGATAGCTAATAGCATTAGATATTTGATTGATAATACATCAGGGATTCCCGCTCCTTGA